A genomic region of Gemmata massiliana contains the following coding sequences:
- a CDS encoding sigma-70 family RNA polymerase sigma factor, with protein sequence MAVDADYGPASPVEPDEADRPATDKNRLFLRLFLQNQRRLYAYVLTLLPNRADADDVLQDTSLTMWDKFDANAPPTEFLAWARRVAYHKVLDFNKKSNRAQARLSQIFLKRIAETAAGQADALQLDDRRDALATCIEKLPDPDRDLLARRFADGATTQSTSEQLGRSVDAVYKALAKVREALMQCVQKTLTQEGRA encoded by the coding sequence ATGGCAGTGGACGCCGACTACGGACCGGCCTCACCCGTAGAACCGGACGAAGCCGACCGCCCGGCCACAGACAAGAACCGACTGTTCCTTCGCCTGTTCCTCCAGAACCAGCGCCGGCTGTACGCCTACGTCCTCACGCTGCTCCCGAACCGTGCGGACGCGGACGACGTGCTGCAGGACACCAGCCTGACGATGTGGGACAAGTTCGACGCGAATGCGCCCCCCACGGAGTTCCTGGCGTGGGCGCGCCGCGTGGCCTACCACAAGGTGCTCGACTTCAACAAGAAATCGAACCGCGCCCAGGCCCGGTTGAGCCAGATCTTCCTGAAGCGCATCGCCGAAACCGCGGCCGGGCAAGCGGACGCGCTCCAGCTCGACGACCGCCGGGACGCGCTAGCAACGTGTATCGAAAAGCTCCCGGACCCAGACCGCGATTTGCTCGCGCGCCGGTTCGCCGACGGTGCGACCACGCAATCCACCTCCGAACAACTCGGGCGCTCCGTGGACGCCGTGTACAAGGCACTGGCCAAGGTCCGCGAAGCGCTCATGCAGTGCGTCCAAAAAACGCTCACCCAGGAGGGCCGCGCGTGA
- a CDS encoding DEAD/DEAH box helicase, which yields MVETMAETTATMTVSGFANLGLDNRLVDALSGLGYEEPTPIQREAIPPLIEGRDVIGQAATGTGKTAAFSLPLIHRLSTLTVRTRPTALILVPTRELAMQVAESVERYGKPLGIRVLAMYGGTGMDTQFRALHRGVDVVVATPGRALDHLRRGSLVLSEIAAVVLDEADEMLDMGFAEDIEALIAATPTTRQTVLFSATMAPRIRAIAGRHLTNAVEIVIARAPVAAGAAPRVRQTAYLVPRVHKLAALGRVLDAEAPKAALIFCKTRSEVDQLTEALAARGYRPEALHGGMSQDQRDRVMRLFRSGQANLLVATDVAARGLDVDHLTHVVNYQLPLGTEAYVHRIGRVGRAGREGVALTVAEPREQSALRAIERVTGQRVEFARVPTAADLKARRAERTKDAIRATIAEGELDQFRGIVESLGSEFDPTAIALAALKLAHRAEIGDTADEPDIPTTVPEQSRTPFRARGQQHQQHQTRSPGPRLARIFISAGRESGIAPRDLVGAIANESGLPGRDIRGIEITDRFSIVEVPEDAAEHVIESLNGARLRGRRVSARRDRRE from the coding sequence ATGGTCGAGACGATGGCAGAAACGACGGCGACAATGACGGTGTCGGGGTTCGCGAACTTGGGTTTGGACAATCGCCTCGTTGATGCACTATCCGGTCTCGGCTACGAAGAGCCGACCCCCATTCAGCGCGAAGCGATTCCGCCACTGATCGAGGGCCGTGACGTCATCGGCCAGGCGGCGACGGGTACCGGGAAGACCGCCGCGTTTTCGCTCCCACTGATCCACCGCCTTTCGACCCTCACTGTTCGTACCCGCCCCACCGCTCTGATTCTGGTTCCCACGCGCGAACTGGCGATGCAGGTCGCGGAATCGGTCGAGCGCTACGGTAAGCCGCTCGGGATTCGCGTTCTGGCGATGTACGGTGGCACCGGGATGGACACGCAATTCCGCGCGCTGCACCGCGGCGTTGACGTGGTCGTTGCGACGCCGGGGCGGGCACTCGATCACCTGCGCCGCGGGTCGCTCGTGCTCAGCGAGATCGCGGCCGTGGTGCTGGACGAAGCCGACGAAATGCTCGACATGGGTTTCGCCGAGGACATCGAAGCCCTCATCGCGGCGACTCCGACGACCCGGCAAACGGTGCTGTTCTCCGCGACGATGGCCCCGCGCATCCGGGCCATTGCGGGCCGGCACCTGACGAACGCGGTCGAGATCGTGATCGCGCGTGCCCCGGTCGCGGCCGGAGCCGCTCCGCGTGTGCGCCAGACGGCGTACCTCGTTCCGCGTGTACACAAACTGGCCGCGCTCGGTCGCGTGCTCGACGCGGAAGCGCCGAAGGCCGCGCTGATCTTCTGCAAAACGCGGTCGGAAGTCGACCAACTCACCGAAGCGCTGGCCGCACGCGGGTACCGCCCCGAAGCGCTGCACGGCGGGATGTCGCAGGACCAGCGCGACCGCGTGATGCGGTTGTTCCGGTCGGGTCAGGCGAACCTGCTCGTGGCGACCGACGTGGCCGCACGCGGGTTGGACGTCGATCACCTCACGCACGTCGTCAACTACCAGTTGCCGCTCGGGACCGAGGCTTACGTTCACCGGATCGGGCGCGTGGGTCGGGCCGGGCGCGAGGGCGTGGCTCTTACCGTGGCCGAGCCGCGTGAGCAATCAGCGCTGCGGGCCATTGAGCGCGTGACCGGCCAGCGTGTCGAGTTCGCGCGGGTGCCCACGGCAGCGGACCTGAAGGCGCGCCGGGCGGAACGCACGAAAGACGCGATCCGTGCGACGATCGCGGAAGGCGAACTCGATCAGTTCCGCGGAATCGTCGAGTCATTGGGCAGCGAGTTCGACCCGACGGCCATCGCGCTGGCCGCGTTGAAATTGGCTCACCGCGCGGAAATCGGCGACACCGCGGACGAGCCCGACATCCCCACCACGGTGCCGGAACAGTCGCGCACGCCGTTCCGGGCACGCGGGCAACAGCACCAGCAGCACCAGACGCGCTCGCCCGGTCCGCGCCTGGCTCGCATCTTCATCAGCGCGGGCCGCGAGTCCGGGATCGCGCCGCGCGACCTGGTTGGCGCGATCGCCAACGAGTCGGGCCTCCCGGGGCGCGACATCCGCGGGATCGAAATCACCGACCGCTTCTCCATCGTGGAAGTGCCCGAAGACGCGGCCGAGCACGTGATCGAATCGCTGAACGGCGCCCGCTTGCGGGGCCGCCGGGTTAGCGCTCGCCGCGACCGCCGCGAATGA
- a CDS encoding DUF1559 family PulG-like putative transporter translates to MATGTTRTNRHGFTLIELLVVIAIIAILIGLLLPAVQKVREAAARLKCQNNVKQLGLAVANYAGANNDRLPNLYDVDTSGRNRASAFHLLLPYIEQDALFRAGQNPDSGNPTDTWWGVMNGGYIYNQGVVQAYLCPSDSTTNNGKVTATPAAGFTSGSYILNYLLLGTVNGNDSTRSANALYPWKAQYNIGNVPDGTSNVVLTAERITEGGAGAGTAYGTLWWWPSSHQYANPNTTAPMFGKYSNGVPQVGVKPNMADYSRPSTSHTGGMVVGLLDGSVRTVSSSVSATTWALAIDPADGQPVPSDW, encoded by the coding sequence ATGGCGACTGGGACGACCCGCACGAACCGGCACGGTTTCACGCTGATCGAACTATTGGTGGTGATCGCGATCATCGCGATCCTGATTGGGCTGCTCCTGCCCGCGGTCCAGAAGGTCCGTGAGGCCGCGGCGCGGCTCAAGTGTCAGAATAACGTCAAGCAACTCGGCTTGGCCGTGGCTAACTATGCGGGCGCGAACAACGACCGGCTTCCCAATCTGTACGACGTTGACACGAGCGGCCGTAACCGGGCGTCCGCGTTCCACCTGCTGCTGCCCTACATCGAACAGGACGCCCTGTTCCGTGCGGGTCAAAACCCCGATTCCGGCAACCCGACCGATACGTGGTGGGGCGTGATGAACGGCGGGTACATCTACAACCAGGGCGTCGTCCAGGCGTACCTGTGCCCGTCCGACTCGACCACTAACAACGGCAAGGTCACCGCGACCCCGGCGGCCGGGTTCACCTCCGGCAGCTACATCCTGAACTACCTGCTGCTCGGCACCGTGAACGGCAACGACTCGACCCGAAGCGCCAACGCCCTGTACCCGTGGAAGGCCCAGTACAACATCGGCAACGTTCCGGACGGCACCTCGAACGTGGTGCTGACGGCCGAGCGGATCACCGAGGGCGGGGCCGGGGCCGGCACCGCGTATGGCACCCTGTGGTGGTGGCCGTCGTCGCACCAGTACGCGAACCCGAACACGACCGCGCCGATGTTCGGCAAGTACTCGAACGGGGTTCCGCAAGTCGGGGTGAAGCCGAACATGGCCGACTACTCCCGGCCGAGCACCTCCCACACCGGCGGGATGGTCGTCGGGCTGCTGGACGGGAGCGTCCGCACGGTGTCTTCGAGCGTTTCCGCGACCACCTGGGCGCTCGCGATCGACCCGGCCGACGGCCAGCCGGTCCCGAGCGACTGGTAA